From the Methylobacterium currus genome, one window contains:
- a CDS encoding gamma-glutamyltransferase: MPAQDTTPYRTQHWSVTKPVASGRDGIVVAQNREAAEAGAAILAAGGNAADAAVATAFALAAVEPWNSGLGGIGFALVLPPGAERATVVDFGPVSSRNIRASDYPLTGREKRDLFTWPEVAEDRNVHGPLSFCIPSAVAGYATLHEAFGTGRPVADLLAPALALARRGLALDWYTTLKIATSASVLRLYEESARIYLPDGLPPVPPYQGTPGFRPLGCLPETLERLAQAGLRDFYEGGIARDLVADIAALGGVIDGQDLASCRAVLRDAPTIAWRDDHLVHTAGGLTAAPTLAEVVAGMADANRAAAPDAAWFAALSTVMREAYARRLAGLGAAREPAETCTTHLTVVDRDGMLVSMTTTLLSSMGSRVVLPTTGVLMNNGVMWFDPRPGSANPIAPGARPLCNMCPVIVTPRTGDGPRIAAGSSGGRRILASVYQTLAFLIDFGMDPQAAAHAPRIDVSGPDGTSADARLPPEVRDALAASGPLAVVEHGVLPINFACPNFVRVAGGEAAGCSDAASPWSAAVAAG, encoded by the coding sequence ATGCCGGCTCAGGACACCACGCCCTATCGGACGCAACACTGGTCGGTGACGAAGCCGGTCGCGTCGGGTCGGGACGGCATCGTGGTGGCACAGAACCGCGAGGCCGCCGAGGCCGGGGCGGCGATCCTGGCGGCGGGCGGCAACGCCGCCGATGCGGCTGTCGCCACCGCCTTCGCGCTGGCCGCGGTCGAGCCCTGGAACAGCGGACTCGGCGGCATCGGCTTCGCGCTGGTGCTGCCGCCCGGCGCCGAGCGGGCGACCGTCGTCGATTTCGGGCCCGTGTCGAGCCGCAACATACGGGCCTCCGACTATCCCCTCACAGGCCGGGAGAAGCGCGACCTGTTCACCTGGCCGGAGGTGGCGGAGGACCGCAACGTCCACGGGCCGCTCTCGTTCTGCATCCCCTCGGCGGTGGCAGGCTATGCCACGCTGCACGAGGCGTTCGGGACCGGCCGGCCGGTCGCGGACCTGCTCGCCCCGGCGCTCGCGCTGGCGCGCCGGGGCCTCGCCCTGGACTGGTACACCACCCTGAAGATCGCCACCTCGGCCTCGGTGCTGCGGCTCTACGAGGAGAGCGCGCGGATCTACCTGCCGGACGGGCTGCCGCCGGTTCCGCCCTACCAGGGCACGCCCGGCTTCCGGCCGCTCGGATGCCTGCCCGAGACGCTGGAGCGGCTGGCGCAAGCCGGCCTGCGCGACTTCTACGAGGGCGGGATCGCCCGCGACCTCGTCGCCGACATCGCGGCCCTCGGCGGCGTCATCGACGGGCAGGATCTGGCCTCCTGCCGCGCGGTGCTGCGCGACGCGCCCACGATCGCCTGGCGCGACGACCACCTCGTCCATACGGCGGGCGGTCTCACCGCGGCGCCGACCCTCGCCGAGGTCGTGGCCGGCATGGCGGACGCGAACCGGGCCGCCGCTCCGGACGCTGCCTGGTTCGCCGCGCTCTCGACCGTGATGCGGGAGGCCTATGCCAGGCGCCTCGCGGGCCTGGGCGCCGCCCGGGAGCCGGCCGAGACCTGCACGACGCATCTCACCGTCGTCGACCGGGACGGGATGCTGGTGTCGATGACGACGACGCTGCTCTCCTCGATGGGCAGCCGGGTCGTGCTGCCGACGACCGGCGTGCTGATGAACAACGGCGTGATGTGGTTCGATCCGCGCCCCGGCAGCGCCAACCCGATCGCCCCCGGCGCACGCCCGCTCTGCAACATGTGCCCGGTCATCGTGACGCCGCGCACCGGCGACGGCCCCCGCATCGCCGCGGGGTCCTCCGGCGGACGGCGCATCCTGGCGAGCGTCTACCAGACCCTCGCCTTCCTCATCGATTTCGGGATGGATCCGCAGGCGGCGGCCCACGCGCCGCGCATCGACGTCTCGGGTCCGGACGGAACGAGCGCGGATGCCCGGCTCCCGCCAGAGGTGCGTGACGCGCTCGCCGCGTCGGGCCCGCTCGCGGTGGTGGAGCACGGCGTCCTGCCGATCAACTTCGCCTGCCCGAACTTCGTGCGGGTGGCGGGCGGCGAGGCCGCAGGGTGCAGCGACGCTGCCTCGCCGTGGTCGGCCGCCGTGGCGGCGGGGTAG
- a CDS encoding ABC transporter ATP-binding protein: MIETHDLTRRYGDTVVVDGVSLRLPERAFVSVIGANGAGKSSVLSMVSRLLPPSAGRALVDGLDVGTTPGDVLAKRLGILRQEHGVTARVTIRDLVAFGRYPHSKGRLTPADRAHIADALAFLDLDPLADRFLDEVSGGQRQRAYIAMVLAQDTDCILLDEPLNNLDMRHAAAMMSLLRRAVDERGRTIVAVLHDINFASCYSDCIVAMRDGKVVAMGPPEEIVTPEVLRAVYGIDVEVVTVKGYRTVFFYR; this comes from the coding sequence ATGATCGAGACGCACGACCTCACGCGCCGCTACGGCGACACCGTGGTGGTGGACGGCGTCTCGTTGCGCCTGCCGGAGCGCGCCTTCGTCTCGGTGATCGGGGCGAACGGCGCCGGCAAGTCGAGCGTCCTGTCGATGGTCAGCCGGCTCCTGCCCCCGAGCGCCGGCCGTGCCCTCGTCGACGGGCTCGACGTCGGCACGACCCCCGGCGATGTCCTGGCCAAGCGGCTCGGCATCCTGCGCCAGGAGCACGGCGTCACGGCGCGGGTGACGATCCGCGACCTCGTCGCCTTCGGGCGCTACCCGCATTCGAAGGGCCGGCTGACCCCAGCAGACCGCGCCCACATCGCCGATGCGCTCGCCTTCCTCGATCTCGATCCCCTGGCCGACCGCTTCCTCGACGAGGTCTCGGGCGGGCAGCGCCAGCGCGCCTACATCGCCATGGTGCTGGCCCAGGACACCGACTGCATCCTGCTCGACGAGCCCCTGAACAACCTCGACATGCGCCACGCCGCCGCGATGATGAGCCTGCTGCGCCGGGCCGTCGACGAGCGCGGCCGCACGATCGTGGCGGTGCTCCACGACATCAACTTCGCCTCCTGCTACTCGGACTGCATCGTGGCGATGCGCGACGGCAAGGTGGTGGCGATGGGCCCGCCCGAGGAGATCGTGACGCCCGAGGTGCTGCGCGCGGTCTACGGGATCGACGTCGAGGTGGTGACGGTGAAGGGGTACAGGACCGTGTTCTTCTACCGCTGA
- a CDS encoding SDR family NAD(P)-dependent oxidoreductase, with product MTQRLAGKVALVTGAARGIGLAVATAFVREGATVAIADLNGAGAAEAAARLGAEAMPVTVDVADPDSVAVMMAAILAAHGRVDILVNNAGIGANTPFLETSLADWNRIIGVNLTGAFMVAQACAREMVRSGGGKVINIASLSGQRGGNGRAAYGSAKAGLELLTKVMAVELAQYNINVNNIAPGAIETEIAKAMHDRATRAAYAARIPMTRYGTPEEIADAAVFLCSDEARYIHGHTLNVDGGFREAGLMFERDAG from the coding sequence ATGACGCAGCGGCTCGCAGGCAAGGTCGCCCTCGTGACCGGGGCGGCGCGGGGCATCGGACTCGCCGTCGCGACCGCCTTCGTGCGCGAGGGCGCGACGGTCGCGATCGCCGACCTGAACGGGGCGGGCGCGGCGGAGGCCGCCGCCCGCCTGGGGGCGGAGGCGATGCCCGTGACCGTCGACGTCGCGGACCCGGATTCCGTCGCCGTGATGATGGCGGCGATCCTCGCCGCCCATGGCCGCGTCGACATCCTGGTCAACAATGCGGGAATCGGCGCCAACACACCGTTCCTGGAGACGAGCCTCGCCGACTGGAACCGCATCATCGGGGTCAATCTCACCGGCGCCTTCATGGTGGCGCAGGCCTGCGCCCGCGAGATGGTGCGCAGCGGCGGCGGCAAGGTCATCAACATCGCCTCGCTGTCGGGCCAGCGCGGCGGCAACGGCCGGGCGGCCTACGGCTCGGCCAAGGCGGGGCTCGAACTGCTCACCAAGGTGATGGCGGTGGAGCTCGCCCAGTACAACATCAACGTCAACAACATCGCGCCGGGTGCGATCGAGACCGAGATCGCCAAGGCGATGCACGACCGGGCGACGCGGGCCGCCTATGCCGCCCGCATCCCGATGACCCGCTACGGCACGCCGGAGGAGATCGCCGACGCCGCGGTCTTCCTGTGCTCCGACGAGGCCCGCTACATCCACGGCCACACCCTCAACGTCGATGGGGGGTTTCGCGAGGCGGGTCTGATGTTCGAGCGCGACGCGGGGTGA
- a CDS encoding MucR family transcriptional regulator, producing the protein MDDAATHTSPLIELTSDIVGAYVSNNNVRTADLPGLIASIHATLVGLGQSATEPEEDHKVTAAQIRKSVTPDHITSFLDGKPYKSLKRHLTTRGYTPDEYRQKFGLPFDYPMVAASYAAQRSELAKSLGLGQIRRDRAAARKAQAEPAAPARRGRPRKSGAPTEG; encoded by the coding sequence ATGGACGACGCGGCCACCCACACCTCTCCGTTGATCGAGCTGACGAGCGATATCGTCGGCGCCTACGTGTCGAATAATAATGTTCGGACCGCAGATCTTCCCGGCCTGATTGCATCGATACACGCAACGCTGGTCGGCCTCGGCCAGTCGGCGACCGAGCCGGAGGAGGACCACAAGGTCACCGCCGCCCAGATCCGGAAATCCGTGACGCCGGATCACATCACGAGCTTCCTCGACGGCAAGCCCTACAAGAGCCTGAAGCGCCACCTCACGACGCGCGGCTACACGCCGGACGAGTACCGGCAGAAGTTCGGCCTGCCCTTCGATTACCCCATGGTCGCGGCCAGCTACGCCGCCCAGCGCTCCGAGCTCGCCAAGAGCCTCGGCCTCGGCCAGATCCGGCGCGACCGCGCGGCGGCGCGAAAGGCGCAGGCCGAGCCCGCCGCACCGGCGCGCCGTGGCCGCCCGCGGAAGTCCGGGGCTCCCACCGAAGGGTGA
- a CDS encoding iron chelate uptake ABC transporter family permease subunit, whose product MHDGLARPRLRPGHVLLLLALAALGLAVAFMTVGANGRWSFVLPFRGTKLASLLLVACAVATATVLFQTVSGNRILTPAIMGFDELYRLIQTGTVVAAGTGGLGDPRLRFLAETGAMVLFALLLYRWLLSRDERGLHLLLLVGVVCGVLFRSLSQFLQRMLDPNQFVVLQSSFFANFNTVHPELLALAALGLVAAGLGVWRLTGRLDVLLLGRDEAIALGVDHRRTLTLVLVLVAVLVSVSTALVGPVTFLGLLVANLAYRVMPSYRHAVVLPAAALIAAITLVGGQLVLERVFSLNAALSIVIEFLGGLTLLLLLARRAR is encoded by the coding sequence ATGCATGACGGGCTCGCGCGGCCGCGCCTCCGCCCGGGCCACGTGCTGCTGCTGCTCGCGCTCGCCGCCCTGGGGCTCGCCGTCGCCTTCATGACGGTCGGCGCCAACGGCCGCTGGAGCTTCGTGCTGCCGTTCCGCGGCACCAAGCTCGCCTCGCTGCTCCTCGTCGCCTGCGCCGTCGCCACCGCGACCGTGCTGTTCCAGACCGTGTCCGGCAACCGCATCCTGACCCCGGCGATCATGGGCTTCGACGAGCTCTACCGCCTGATCCAGACCGGCACCGTGGTGGCGGCCGGGACGGGCGGCCTCGGCGACCCGCGGCTGCGCTTCCTCGCCGAGACCGGCGCGATGGTGCTGTTCGCGCTCCTGCTGTACCGCTGGCTCCTGAGCCGCGACGAGCGCGGCCTGCATCTCCTGCTGCTCGTCGGCGTGGTCTGCGGCGTGCTCTTCCGCAGCCTGTCGCAATTCCTGCAACGGATGCTCGACCCGAACCAGTTCGTCGTCCTGCAATCGAGCTTCTTCGCCAACTTCAACACCGTCCATCCGGAATTGCTGGCGCTCGCCGCCCTCGGCCTGGTGGCGGCCGGGCTCGGGGTCTGGCGGCTGACGGGCCGGCTCGACGTGCTGCTGCTCGGCCGGGACGAGGCCATCGCGCTCGGGGTCGACCACCGGCGGACGCTGACCCTGGTGCTGGTCCTCGTCGCGGTTCTGGTCTCGGTCTCGACGGCGCTCGTCGGGCCGGTGACCTTCCTCGGCCTCCTCGTCGCCAACCTCGCCTACCGGGTGATGCCGAGCTACCGCCACGCCGTCGTGCTGCCGGCCGCCGCGCTGATCGCGGCGATCACGCTCGTCGGCGGCCAGCTCGTCCTGGAGCGGGTCTTCTCGCTCAACGCCGCCCTGTCGATCGTGATCGAGTTCCTGGGCGGCCTCACCCTCCTGCTCCTCCTCGCGAGACGCGCCCGATGA
- a CDS encoding siderophore ABC transporter substrate-binding protein, translating into MPSLKTIRCRIAALLLTLLCTGPAAAEIPVQHTRGQTILPATPKKVVVFDLAALDTLDALGIPVFGVPAGAKPQSLVQYNEPRFRRMGTLWEPDYEAIDAAEPDLIVVGGRSGPRYEALAKMAPTIDLSGDDADPLGSELRNIRTLARLFGKEAEAEARIARIQAGIASIHEKAGQAGTALFVLSTGGRLSAFGPGSRFGLVHGALGFRPASTDLGAGIHGQPISFEFIAKTDPDWLFVLDRDAAIGVRGQPARQLLDNELVRQTKAWRKGQVVYVEAGSWYLAAGGLRALQATVDQIAAALGGRR; encoded by the coding sequence TTGCCGTCGCTCAAGACGATCCGGTGCCGAATCGCGGCCCTCCTCCTGACGCTATTATGCACCGGCCCCGCTGCGGCCGAGATCCCCGTGCAGCACACCCGCGGCCAGACGATCCTGCCGGCGACGCCCAAGAAGGTCGTCGTGTTCGATCTCGCCGCCCTCGACACCCTCGATGCCCTCGGCATCCCGGTCTTCGGCGTGCCGGCAGGGGCGAAGCCGCAATCCCTCGTGCAGTACAACGAGCCCCGCTTCCGCCGGATGGGCACGCTGTGGGAGCCCGACTACGAGGCGATCGACGCGGCCGAGCCCGACCTGATCGTCGTCGGAGGCCGCTCGGGGCCGCGCTACGAGGCGCTGGCGAAGATGGCGCCGACGATCGACCTGTCCGGCGACGACGCCGACCCGCTCGGCAGCGAATTGCGCAACATCCGGACGCTCGCCCGCCTGTTCGGCAAGGAGGCGGAGGCCGAGGCGCGCATCGCCCGGATCCAGGCCGGCATCGCGTCCATCCATGAGAAGGCCGGGCAGGCCGGCACCGCCCTGTTCGTCCTCTCGACCGGGGGACGCCTGAGCGCCTTCGGGCCGGGCTCGCGCTTCGGCCTCGTCCACGGCGCCCTCGGCTTCCGGCCGGCCTCGACCGATCTCGGGGCCGGCATCCACGGCCAGCCGATCTCGTTCGAGTTCATCGCCAAGACCGACCCGGATTGGCTGTTCGTGCTCGACCGTGACGCCGCGATCGGCGTGCGCGGCCAGCCGGCGCGCCAGCTCCTCGACAACGAGCTCGTCCGGCAGACGAAGGCCTGGCGCAAAGGACAGGTGGTCTATGTCGAAGCCGGCAGCTGGTACCTCGCCGCCGGAGGCCTGAGGGCGCTCCAGGCCACGGTCGACCAGATCGCCGCCGCCCTGGGCGGCCGACGCTGA
- a CDS encoding four-carbon acid sugar kinase family protein, whose product MTAGCQGSRPLPDGPLVAFYGDDFTGSSAAMEVLAFAGLETVLFLSAPSEARLKAFAGARAIGIAGVARSQPPAWMDRELPPAFRLLASLGARIAHYKVCSTFDSAPHVGSIGRAVEIGRSIFSGAWTPMVVADPGMGRYQSFGHLFAAAGGRGYRLDRHPTMARHPVTPMDEADLGRHLARQTALPVGLVDFVAMKRGEGDAALDRAVAEGGRIVSLDVLDAETLAEAGRLIWERGGQPVFAVGSQGVEAALVAHWRRAGLLPAEPPAARCAPVERIAVVSGSVSPATAGQIAHALDRGFAGIRLDARRVVDDRAFAQEIGRAVEAAREALGEGRDPLVYSAAGPDDPAVAALREAVTNAGLDPVLASERLGAGLGRILREVVLGAGLARAVIAGGDTSGHAALQLGIDALTALAPLDPGSPLCRAHGADTPLDGLELALKGGQVGRPDFFLAVKQGGRTPA is encoded by the coding sequence GTGACCGCCGGGTGCCAGGGTTCTCGCCCGCTCCCCGACGGTCCCCTCGTCGCCTTCTACGGCGACGACTTCACCGGCTCCTCGGCGGCGATGGAGGTGCTGGCCTTCGCCGGGCTCGAGACCGTGCTGTTCCTCTCTGCCCCGAGCGAAGCGCGCCTGAAGGCCTTCGCGGGCGCCCGCGCGATCGGCATCGCCGGGGTGGCGCGCTCGCAGCCGCCGGCCTGGATGGACCGGGAATTGCCCCCCGCCTTCCGGCTCCTCGCCTCCCTCGGCGCTCGGATCGCGCATTACAAGGTCTGCTCGACCTTCGATTCGGCGCCGCATGTCGGCTCGATCGGCCGCGCCGTCGAGATCGGCCGATCCATCTTCTCCGGCGCCTGGACCCCGATGGTCGTCGCCGATCCGGGGATGGGGCGCTACCAGAGCTTCGGCCACCTGTTCGCGGCGGCCGGCGGCCGGGGCTACCGCCTCGACCGCCACCCGACCATGGCCCGCCACCCGGTCACGCCGATGGACGAGGCCGATCTCGGCCGCCACCTCGCCCGTCAGACCGCCTTGCCGGTCGGGCTCGTCGACTTCGTGGCGATGAAGCGGGGCGAGGGCGACGCGGCGCTCGATCGGGCCGTGGCCGAGGGCGGGAGAATCGTCTCCCTCGACGTGCTCGATGCCGAGACCCTGGCCGAGGCCGGCCGGCTGATCTGGGAGCGCGGCGGACAGCCCGTCTTCGCCGTCGGCTCGCAGGGGGTCGAGGCCGCCCTCGTCGCCCATTGGCGCCGGGCGGGCCTGCTGCCGGCCGAGCCGCCGGCGGCCCGGTGCGCACCCGTGGAGCGGATCGCGGTCGTCTCCGGATCGGTCTCCCCGGCGACGGCCGGCCAGATCGCCCACGCGCTCGACCGAGGCTTCGCCGGCATCCGGCTCGATGCGAGGCGCGTCGTCGACGACCGGGCCTTTGCGCAGGAGATCGGGCGGGCAGTCGAGGCGGCGCGCGAGGCCCTCGGCGAGGGACGCGATCCCCTGGTCTACAGCGCCGCCGGCCCGGACGACCCGGCGGTCGCCGCCTTGCGGGAGGCCGTGACGAATGCGGGCCTCGATCCGGTCCTGGCGAGCGAGCGGCTCGGGGCCGGGCTCGGGCGCATCTTGCGGGAGGTCGTGCTCGGTGCAGGCCTGGCCCGGGCGGTGATCGCCGGTGGCGACACGTCCGGCCATGCCGCGCTCCAGCTCGGGATCGACGCGCTCACGGCGCTCGCTCCCCTCGATCCCGGCTCGCCACTCTGTCGCGCCCATGGCGCCGACACGCCGCTCGACGGTCTCGAACTGGCGCTCAAGGGCGGCCAGGTCGGCCGGCCCGACTTCTTCCTGGCCGTCAAGCAGGGCGGCCGCACCCCCGCGTGA
- a CDS encoding ABC transporter permease, with the protein MTLPLLQRFLPACLVLLVLAAASLLVGVGDAGGSEILLASRVPRTLALILAGAGMAVAGVIMQLVAQNRFVEPSTAGTAEAATLGMLLVTLLAPDAPVAVKMLAATATALAGTALFLRVLRAMPLRARLTVPLVGIMLGGVVGAASTLIAYRTDMLQFLGTWQAGDFSTVLRGRYELLWLAAILTLVAYALADRITIAGLGRDAAINLGLDHRRVVAGAIAIVAMITAVTIATVGAIPFLGLVVPNLVATVAGDNLRRSLPLVAVSGAGLLLVCDVLGRVIRYPYEIPVGTVMGVVGSALFLVLLLRRDARHA; encoded by the coding sequence ATGACCCTGCCTCTCCTTCAGAGATTTCTCCCCGCTTGCCTCGTCCTCCTGGTCCTCGCCGCCGCCAGCCTCCTCGTCGGTGTCGGCGATGCGGGCGGATCCGAGATCCTGCTGGCGAGCCGGGTGCCGCGCACCCTCGCGCTGATCCTCGCCGGCGCCGGCATGGCGGTGGCGGGGGTTATCATGCAGCTCGTGGCGCAGAACCGCTTCGTCGAGCCCTCCACCGCCGGCACGGCCGAAGCGGCGACGCTCGGCATGCTGCTCGTCACGCTGCTCGCCCCCGACGCGCCGGTGGCGGTGAAGATGCTGGCGGCGACCGCGACGGCGCTCGCCGGCACCGCCCTGTTCCTGCGGGTCCTGCGCGCCATGCCGCTGCGTGCCCGCCTGACGGTGCCGCTCGTCGGGATCATGCTGGGCGGCGTGGTCGGGGCGGCCTCGACCCTCATCGCCTACCGCACCGACATGCTGCAATTCCTCGGCACCTGGCAGGCGGGCGATTTCTCGACCGTCCTGCGCGGGCGTTACGAGCTGCTCTGGCTCGCCGCCATCCTGACCCTCGTCGCCTACGCGCTGGCCGACCGCATCACCATCGCCGGCCTCGGCCGCGACGCCGCGATCAATCTCGGGCTCGATCACCGCCGCGTCGTCGCAGGCGCCATCGCCATCGTGGCGATGATCACCGCGGTGACCATCGCCACGGTCGGGGCGATCCCGTTCCTCGGCCTCGTCGTGCCGAACCTCGTCGCGACGGTGGCGGGCGACAACCTGCGCCGCTCCCTGCCGCTCGTGGCGGTCTCCGGCGCCGGGCTGCTGCTCGTCTGCGACGTGCTCGGGCGGGTGATCCGCTATCCCTACGAGATCCCGGTCGGCACGGTGATGGGCGTCGTCGGCAGCGCCCTCTTCCTCGTGCTCCTGCTGCGCCGGGACGCCCGCCATGCATGA